One Dermatophagoides farinae isolate YC_2012a chromosome 6, ASM2471394v1, whole genome shotgun sequence genomic window carries:
- the LOC124494059 gene encoding uncharacterized protein LOC124494059 isoform X2 — MPEKCELLEELRWMPGLEECDLKMYLRAARSMAAFAGMCDGGSAEDGCLAASRDDTTINALQLLHESNYDTGKALQALVKSPVPKGIDKKWTEEEQKRFVKGLRLYGKNFFKIRKELLSHKETPDLVEYYYLWKKTPQAASARPHRRHRRCVLRRIRTQNNSNNNSNNPNVQNKSNSNKDNDNVAASSASEDEADQTDDSDSQINSDLACSNCNTIAKELHQTGKDRSLLCNECRSYLKKFGEHRPICVNKSSSTTTSTTTTATTDLINKSTSSNLHINNNNNKMEDEQFSTTASQLSNGKPNLRVRRNKSDKSSKFELNRGNSKSSENSSPERNSDANPLENETTNGDATSVTISGTSNDNNNENKKNDTILNISNKKRHYSSVNNNDNFNGCDGNNQQQESSTINDEQLDNDIKRKKLSSSLDDDDDGLDSDQSKPDESAINLNEDVNKIIEKIKDSSPENDSQDNDDDDDDNSGTAAKMTKSEYRDSDDADGTNMTDVSAKLESIESKNGLDTKDSDETKFSDRIREDDDQMMMKSTKDDSNDGCHLDGQQKSESSSIEPSSSDHLDHKPTLIKDEPPYSPPQDLSSSSSRQEKPCLAEQQNPPVPFSTISMIRGSSSPTMASTISSIIKKEDNVTAVNYSTTSTTNSSSISASTKVSPPSSSSMSPSPNHHPAHHPLHLGGPPPPSLPPPIPPTSSSFNFPPTLPPMPPIPSDRSQFPYLVPPLNFSSPHQHDPTSMKSISEKDSVNVGQSTETLKGSRDDKQRDGQETGSNKSGNSGNKGESGRSLPSPRTSAPSSSAPSFPSLVPPFMTSPNDPFLLSHPNFPGLPPGSDRLPFNPIMNYPPGFPPGLPGLPFGLWSQYPAATRLPQGAFPSSFLPPPPGSTTSGGNIGVPGSSAAASHSPHSQMSSKSKSPITSQSSSHHGSSSHLPSNKSHDNKDVFDPRRDFYQHDEEEFDSSFLHRGPSPEPKIEDSECHRSHSAIFLRHWNRGEYNSCARTDLTFKPAPESHLSRRREERARKAAEKEREEHKKSSEKSAAEMKSNHGSNPPGMVGDNAHLGSMGGRRTPRNFDTPALRQLGEYARPHTAYSPFSHPSLGHPMNPNLPLSLHSSAAGPSGQIDQITLAQLMLKERLEAEEKQKMMEKQKEMEQMKSRSQSQTQQHNPAPPPPPPPPTMPSTSSAAGSLFDPHLLDMQRRLAQSTAPSMPNSSMANNPNTSSANAAMSLAGTNPGLNPFMLFSPNEREIQQMAAAADAARFQANADRLGGLSADHIFRLQMGLANPDALHPGASAPGSGGPGPSFQHPSHPSLHPSSASAQNAAAAAEQAAAAQAALANAAAIGMPGSQFDPASLHAAAAAAAAAGHPLLQSSAYPSRPASIIPRPSELSQQSSLYRSFEDQLNHQFSAQALSAQSQALQHEQFQRQMLMERERLIVHQHQILQEEFLRQREAASRRPM; from the exons ATGCCCGAAAAATGCGAATTATTAGAAGAGCTGAGATGGATGCCTGGACTAGAAGAATGCGATCTAAAAATGTATCTGCGTGCGGCTAGAAGCATGGCTGCATTCGCCGGTATGTGTGATGGTGGATCAGCTGAAGATGGATGTCTAGCCGCTTCCAGGGACGATACAACTATAAACGCTTTACAATTG tTGCACGAAAGCAATTACGACACTGGTAAGGCTCTACAAGCTCTTGTCAAAAGTCCAGTGCCAAAAGgcattgataaaaaatggaCTGAAGAAGAGCAG AAACGATTCGTTAAAGGTTTACGattatatggaaaaaatttcttcaaaattcgtaaagaattattatcacataAAGAAACG CCCGATTTGGtcgaatattattatctttgGAAGAAAACTCCACAAGCGGCTTCGGCACGACCACATCGTCGTCATAGACGTTGTGTACTTCGACGAATCCGTACACAAaacaatagtaataataacagtAATAATCCTAATgttcaaaacaaatcaaattcgaaCAAAGATAACGATAACGTAGCCGCTAGTTCTGCAAGTGAAGACGAAGCCGATCAAACTGACGATTCGGATTCACAAATTAACAGTGACCTTGCCTGTAGTAATTGTAATACAATAGCCAAAGAACTACATCAAACAGGCAAAGATCGTTCATTGTTGTGCAATGAATGTCGAAGTTAtctgaaaaaatttggtGAACATAGACCTATTTGTgttaataaatcatcatcaacgacaacatcgacaacaacaactgcaaCGACCGATCTAATTAATAAATCGACATCTTCCAATCTacatattaataataataataataaaatggaagATGAACAATTCTCAACGACGGCAAGCCAATTGAGTAATGGCAAACCAAATTTACGTGTACGACGAAACAAAAGCGATAAAAGTagtaaatttgaattaaatcgcggtaattcaaaatcatctgaAAATAGTAGCCCTGAACGTAATAGTGATGCAAATCCATTAGAAAATGAGACAACTAATGGTGATGCTACTTCCGTTACAATTTCCGGTACtagtaatgataataataatgaaaacaaaaagaatgatACAATTCTTAACATCAGCAATAAAAAACGACATTATTCCAGTGtcaataacaatgacaattttaATGGTTGTGATggcaataatcaacaacaagaatcatcaacaataaatgatgaacagCTGGACAATGATATTaaacggaaaaaattatcatcatcattggatgatgatgatgatggccttGATTCCGATCAAAGTAAACCGGATGAATCGGCTATTAATCTAAATGAAGatgtaaataaaattatcgaaaaaatcaaagacaGTTCACCGGAAAATGATTCacaagataatgatgatgatgacgatgataatagtgGTACAGCAGCTAAAATGACCAAAAGTGAATATCGAGATTCAGATGATGCCGATGGTACGAATATGACTGATGTTTCTGCCAAACTAGAATccattgaatcgaaaaatggTCTAGATACAAAAGATtctgatgaaacaaaattctccGATAGAATTcgtgaagatgatgatcaaatgatgatgaaatcgacCAAagatgattcgaatgatggTTGTCATTTGGATGGTCAACAAAAatccgaatcatcatcaattgagccatcatcatctgatcatTTGGATCATAAACCAACACTGATCAAAGATGAACCACCTTATTCACCACCACAAGATCTATCATCGTCTTCATCAAGACAAGAAAAACCATGTCTGGCCGAGCAACAAAATCCCCCCGTGCCTTTCTCGaccatttcaatgattcgTGGCAGTTCATCACCCACAATGGCATCAACGAtatcatcgatcatcaaaaaagaaGACAATGTTACCGCTGTCAATTATTCGACAACGAGCACAactaattcatcatcaatatcagcTTCGACTAAAGTGTCGcccccatcatcatcatcaatgtcgcCATCAcctaatcatcatcctgCTCATCATCCACTTCATCTTGGTggtccaccaccaccatcgcTCCCACCACCAATACCgcccacatcatcatcatttaactTTCCTCCAACATTACCTCCGATGCCACCGATACCATCGGATCGATCCCAATTCCCATATCTAGTACcaccattgaatttttcatcgcCACATCAACACGATCCGACTTCGATGAAATCGATCAGTGAGAAGGATTCCGTTAATGTTGGTCAATCGACTGAAACGTTAAAAGGTTCACGTGATGATAAACAACGTGATGGACAAGAAACGGGGAGTAATAAATCTGGCAACAGTGGTAATAAAGGCGAAAGTGGTCGAAGCTTACCCAGTCCAAGAACATCGGCGCCCAGTTCATCAGCTCCTAGTTTTCCTTCATTAG TGCCACCATTTATGACATCACCAAACgatccatttttattatcgcATCCGAATTTCCCAGGTCTGCCACCCGGTAGTGATCGTTTGCCTTTCAATCCAATCATGAATTATCCACCTGGATTTCCACCCGGATTGCCTGGTCTACCGTTTGGTCTGTGGTCTCAGTATCCTGCAGCGACACGTCTACCACAAGGTGCATTtccttcatcatttttaccaCCACCGCCTGGCTCGACAACATCTGGTGGTAATATCGGCGTTCCAGGTTCTTCGGCTGCTGCTTCACATTCACCTCATTCGCAAATGTCATCCAAATCTAAGTCTCCCATTACATCGCAATCGAGTTCACAtcatggttcatcatcacatttacCATCAAATAAATCCCATGACAATAAAGATGTATTCGATCCAAGAAGAGATTTCTATCAACATGATGAAGAGGAGTTTGATAGTTCATTCTTGCATCGTGGACCTAGTCCAGAACCGAAAATCGAAGATAGTGAATGTCATCGTAGTCATTCGGCCAT ATTTTTAAGACATTGGAATCGTGGCGAATACAATTCTTGTGCACGAACAGATTTAACATTCAAACCGGCACCAGAATCGCATTTATCTCGTAGACGAGAAGAACGTGCACGTAAAGCTGCCGAAAAAGAACGTGAAGAGCATAAg AAATCTTCGGAAAAATCTGCCGCTGAAATGAAATCCAATCATGGATCGAATCCACCCGGTATGGTAGGTGACAATGCACATCTCGGTTCGATGGGTGGTCGTCGTACGCCGAGAAACTTTGACACACCTGCACTTCGACAATTAGGCGAATATGCTCGACCTCATACAGCGTATTCACCATTTTCTCATCCTTCACTTGGCCATCCGATGAATCCGAATTTACCTCTTAGTTTACATTCCTCTGCTGCCGGACCATCTGGccaaatcgatcaaattaCATTGGCACAATTGATGCTAAAAGAACGTTTGGAAGCAGaggagaaacaaaaaatgatggaaaaacaaaaagaaatggaacaaatgaaatcacgttcacaatcacaaacacaacaacataatccagcaccgccaccaccaccaccaccacccacTATGCCTTCGACTTCTTCAGCCGCTGGATCGTTGTTCGATCCACATTTATTAGATATGCAAAGACGTTTGGCACAATCGACAGCACCGAGTATGCCAAACTCTTCTATGGCCAACAATCCAAACACATCATCAGCAAATGCAGCCATGTCACTCGCCGGTACGAATCCAGGATTGAATCCGTTCATGTTATTCTCACCAAATGAACgtgaaattcaacaaatggCTGCAGCGGCTGATGCTGCTCGATTTCAAGCCAATGCTGATCGTCTTGGTGGTTTAAGTGCTGATCATATCTTCCGGTTACAAATGGGTCTAGCCAATCCCGATGCATTACATCCGGGAGCTTCTGCGCCTGGATCTGGTGGTCCAGGCCCTTCGTTTCAACATCCATCACATCCATCCTTGCATCCATCGTCTGCCAGTGCTCAGAATGCTGCAGCAGCGGCAGAACAAGCGGCTGCCGCACAGGCTGCATTGGCAAATGCAGCTGCGATCGGCATGCCAGGATCACAATTTGATCCGGCAAGTTTACATGCTGCTGCGGCTGCTGCAGCTGCTGCAGGTCATCCATTGCTACAATCATCTGCATATCCATCACGTCCGGCTTCGATCATACCTAGACCATCCGAATTGTCACAACAATCATCGTTGTATAGATCATTTGAAGATCAACTAAATCATCAG tTTTCGGCTCAAGCTTTATCAGCTCAATCACAAGCATTACAACATGAACAATTTCAACGACAAATGCTAATGGAACGTGAGCGTTTAATAGTACATCAACATCAGATTCTTCAAGAAGAATTTCTAAG ACAACGAGAAGCAGCCAGTCGAAGGCCAATGTAA
- the LOC124494353 gene encoding uncharacterized protein LOC124494353, whose product MKKMAIFIQNFFILSIILATVLIYANEILGDDDVNGTIVFSTIQNDQLQITNRKHLTEPSTLLLKQKLNKEEYDNFRDRLFSMQQHRSRNMIRLNDYYQRLLRKGSSNIDLTFRAYNFTTGIQFEEEFDCDLHLLTDCESSLLRKIEIIEGRFVVFTVNRTEEEEVASQIDVLNVCRSLDKEFTCLIRFADKCEEKMTWSTFSILKYIITQNNETIVSCKQKEIDWLGPQNGDEIITENEWIDQNGISHTINSNSRGPCIPTQVIWICWTTNMGNDFQFGHDEINTGDQCESLYHFERCLKKYLYEEDSKCSLDEKEATIQIILGTVKWNLTQKQNLPKICFELKHQWMRKIHVIGMQEKIFKDYWDRSRRFAFDLRTDFGSLLDPYCNWVVKKFDKPCEHRFDGRIRKLWNEEDVNGIQLDWQRESETICCAISEFKQCVSIYVLIRCGKDSFRYFNNYSKIAQLDQCDQLDYGSETCSMRLNF is encoded by the exons atgaaaaaaatggcaattttcatccaaaattttttcattttatccatCATTCTGGCTACAGTATTGATTTAtgcaaatgaaattcttggcgatgatgatgttaatggtACGATCGTTTTTTCAACCATCCAAAATGATCAACTACAAATAACCAATCGAAAACATTTGACAGaaccatcaacattattattgaaacagaaattgaataaagaaGAATATGATAATTTCCGTGATAGATTATTTTCGATGCAACAACATCGTTCACGTAATATGATTCgtttgaatgattattatcaacgaTTATTACGAAAAGGTTCCAGTAATATTGATCTTACATTTCGTGCATACAATTTTACTACCGGTATTCAATTTGAAGAAGAATTTGATTGTGATCTACATTTATTAACCGATTGTGAATCAAGTTTATTacgaaaaattgaaattattgaagGTCGTTTTGTTGTGTTTACCGTTAATCGTACCGAAGAGGAAGAAGTTGCATCACAAATTGATGTATTGAATGTATGTCGATCGTTGGATAAAGAATTTACCTGTTTGATTAGATTTGCTGATaaatgtgaagaaaaaatgacatgGTCAACATTTAGCATATTGAAATATATTATCACGcagaataatgaaacaattgtttcgtgtaaacaaaaagaaatcgaTTGGCTTGGTCCacaaaatggtgatgaaattattaccgaaaatgaatggatcgaTCAGAATGGTATAAGCCATACGATTAATAGTAATTCACGTGGACCATGTATACCGACACAAGTTATTTGGATATGTTGGACAACAAACATGggcaatgattttcaatttggccatgatgaaataaatacCGGTGATCAATGTGAATCTTTATATCATTTTGAAcgttgtttgaaaaaatatctcTATGAAGAAGATAGCAAATGTTCattggatgaaaaagaagCTACCATACAGATAATTCTTGGCACAGTCAAATGGAATTTGACACAGAAACAGAATTTGccaaaaatttgttttgaattaaaaCATCAATGGATGCGTAAAATACATGTGATTGGTatgcaagaaaaaatcttcaaagATTATTGGGATCGTTCACGACGATTTGCATTCGATCTACGAACAGATTTTGGCAGTCTTCTTGATCCATATTGTAATTGGGTGgtgaaaaaattcgataaaCCATGTGAACATCGTTTTGATGGCCGTATTCGTAAATTATGGAATGAAGAAGACGTAAATGGCATACAATTAGATTGGCAACGTGAAAGTGAAACAATTTGTTG tgcCATTTCTGAATTTAAACAATGTGTTTCCATATACGTACTTATCCGTTGTGGTAAAGATTCATTTCGatattttaataattattcaaaaattgcACAATTGGATCAATGTGATCAATTGGATTATGGATCTGAAACATGTTCAATGCggttaaatttttaa
- the LOC124494059 gene encoding uncharacterized protein LOC124494059 isoform X1, whose product MPEKCELLEELRWMPGLEECDLKMYLRAARSMAAFAGMCDGGSAEDGCLAASRDDTTINALQLLHESNYDTGKALQALVKSPVPKGIDKKWTEEEQKRFVKGLRLYGKNFFKIRKELLSHKETPDLVEYYYLWKKTPQAASARPHRRHRRCVLRRIRTQNNSNNNSNNPNVQNKSNSNKDNDNVAASSASEDEADQTDDSDSQINSDLACSNCNTIAKELHQTGKDRSLLCNECRSYLKKFGEHRPICVNKSSSTTTSTTTTATTDLINKSTSSNLHINNNNNKMEDEQFSTTASQLSNGKPNLRVRRNKSDKSSKFELNRGNSKSSENSSPERNSDANPLENETTNGDATSVTISGTSNDNNNENKKNDTILNISNKKRHYSSVNNNDNFNGCDGNNQQQESSTINDEQLDNDIKRKKLSSSLDDDDDGLDSDQSKPDESAINLNEDVNKIIEKIKDSSPENDSQDNDDDDDDNSGTAAKMTKSEYRDSDDADGTNMTDVSAKLESIESKNGLDTKDSDETKFSDRIREDDDQMMMKSTKDDSNDGCHLDGQQKSESSSIEPSSSDHLDHKPTLIKDEPPYSPPQDLSSSSSRQEKPCLAEQQNPPVPFSTISMIRGSSSPTMASTISSIIKKEDNVTAVNYSTTSTTNSSSISASTKVSPPSSSSMSPSPNHHPAHHPLHLGGPPPPSLPPPIPPTSSSFNFPPTLPPMPPIPSDRSQFPYLVPPLNFSSPHQHDPTSMKSISEKDSVNVGQSTETLKGSRDDKQRDGQETGSNKSGNSGNKGESGRSLPSPRTSAPSSSAPSFPSLGNFNELQMDEMSKYMANNNSLHFPTVPPFMTSPNDPFLLSHPNFPGLPPGSDRLPFNPIMNYPPGFPPGLPGLPFGLWSQYPAATRLPQGAFPSSFLPPPPGSTTSGGNIGVPGSSAAASHSPHSQMSSKSKSPITSQSSSHHGSSSHLPSNKSHDNKDVFDPRRDFYQHDEEEFDSSFLHRGPSPEPKIEDSECHRSHSAIFLRHWNRGEYNSCARTDLTFKPAPESHLSRRREERARKAAEKEREEHKKSSEKSAAEMKSNHGSNPPGMVGDNAHLGSMGGRRTPRNFDTPALRQLGEYARPHTAYSPFSHPSLGHPMNPNLPLSLHSSAAGPSGQIDQITLAQLMLKERLEAEEKQKMMEKQKEMEQMKSRSQSQTQQHNPAPPPPPPPPTMPSTSSAAGSLFDPHLLDMQRRLAQSTAPSMPNSSMANNPNTSSANAAMSLAGTNPGLNPFMLFSPNEREIQQMAAAADAARFQANADRLGGLSADHIFRLQMGLANPDALHPGASAPGSGGPGPSFQHPSHPSLHPSSASAQNAAAAAEQAAAAQAALANAAAIGMPGSQFDPASLHAAAAAAAAAGHPLLQSSAYPSRPASIIPRPSELSQQSSLYRSFEDQLNHQFSAQALSAQSQALQHEQFQRQMLMERERLIVHQHQILQEEFLRQREAASRRPM is encoded by the exons ATGCCCGAAAAATGCGAATTATTAGAAGAGCTGAGATGGATGCCTGGACTAGAAGAATGCGATCTAAAAATGTATCTGCGTGCGGCTAGAAGCATGGCTGCATTCGCCGGTATGTGTGATGGTGGATCAGCTGAAGATGGATGTCTAGCCGCTTCCAGGGACGATACAACTATAAACGCTTTACAATTG tTGCACGAAAGCAATTACGACACTGGTAAGGCTCTACAAGCTCTTGTCAAAAGTCCAGTGCCAAAAGgcattgataaaaaatggaCTGAAGAAGAGCAG AAACGATTCGTTAAAGGTTTACGattatatggaaaaaatttcttcaaaattcgtaaagaattattatcacataAAGAAACG CCCGATTTGGtcgaatattattatctttgGAAGAAAACTCCACAAGCGGCTTCGGCACGACCACATCGTCGTCATAGACGTTGTGTACTTCGACGAATCCGTACACAAaacaatagtaataataacagtAATAATCCTAATgttcaaaacaaatcaaattcgaaCAAAGATAACGATAACGTAGCCGCTAGTTCTGCAAGTGAAGACGAAGCCGATCAAACTGACGATTCGGATTCACAAATTAACAGTGACCTTGCCTGTAGTAATTGTAATACAATAGCCAAAGAACTACATCAAACAGGCAAAGATCGTTCATTGTTGTGCAATGAATGTCGAAGTTAtctgaaaaaatttggtGAACATAGACCTATTTGTgttaataaatcatcatcaacgacaacatcgacaacaacaactgcaaCGACCGATCTAATTAATAAATCGACATCTTCCAATCTacatattaataataataataataaaatggaagATGAACAATTCTCAACGACGGCAAGCCAATTGAGTAATGGCAAACCAAATTTACGTGTACGACGAAACAAAAGCGATAAAAGTagtaaatttgaattaaatcgcggtaattcaaaatcatctgaAAATAGTAGCCCTGAACGTAATAGTGATGCAAATCCATTAGAAAATGAGACAACTAATGGTGATGCTACTTCCGTTACAATTTCCGGTACtagtaatgataataataatgaaaacaaaaagaatgatACAATTCTTAACATCAGCAATAAAAAACGACATTATTCCAGTGtcaataacaatgacaattttaATGGTTGTGATggcaataatcaacaacaagaatcatcaacaataaatgatgaacagCTGGACAATGATATTaaacggaaaaaattatcatcatcattggatgatgatgatgatggccttGATTCCGATCAAAGTAAACCGGATGAATCGGCTATTAATCTAAATGAAGatgtaaataaaattatcgaaaaaatcaaagacaGTTCACCGGAAAATGATTCacaagataatgatgatgatgacgatgataatagtgGTACAGCAGCTAAAATGACCAAAAGTGAATATCGAGATTCAGATGATGCCGATGGTACGAATATGACTGATGTTTCTGCCAAACTAGAATccattgaatcgaaaaatggTCTAGATACAAAAGATtctgatgaaacaaaattctccGATAGAATTcgtgaagatgatgatcaaatgatgatgaaatcgacCAAagatgattcgaatgatggTTGTCATTTGGATGGTCAACAAAAatccgaatcatcatcaattgagccatcatcatctgatcatTTGGATCATAAACCAACACTGATCAAAGATGAACCACCTTATTCACCACCACAAGATCTATCATCGTCTTCATCAAGACAAGAAAAACCATGTCTGGCCGAGCAACAAAATCCCCCCGTGCCTTTCTCGaccatttcaatgattcgTGGCAGTTCATCACCCACAATGGCATCAACGAtatcatcgatcatcaaaaaagaaGACAATGTTACCGCTGTCAATTATTCGACAACGAGCACAactaattcatcatcaatatcagcTTCGACTAAAGTGTCGcccccatcatcatcatcaatgtcgcCATCAcctaatcatcatcctgCTCATCATCCACTTCATCTTGGTggtccaccaccaccatcgcTCCCACCACCAATACCgcccacatcatcatcatttaactTTCCTCCAACATTACCTCCGATGCCACCGATACCATCGGATCGATCCCAATTCCCATATCTAGTACcaccattgaatttttcatcgcCACATCAACACGATCCGACTTCGATGAAATCGATCAGTGAGAAGGATTCCGTTAATGTTGGTCAATCGACTGAAACGTTAAAAGGTTCACGTGATGATAAACAACGTGATGGACAAGAAACGGGGAGTAATAAATCTGGCAACAGTGGTAATAAAGGCGAAAGTGGTCGAAGCTTACCCAGTCCAAGAACATCGGCGCCCAGTTCATCAGCTCCTAGTTTTCCTTCATTAGgtaattttaatgaattacAAATGGATGAAATGTCAAAATACATGGCTAACAACAATTCACTGCACTTTCCAACAGTGCCACCATTTATGACATCACCAAACgatccatttttattatcgcATCCGAATTTCCCAGGTCTGCCACCCGGTAGTGATCGTTTGCCTTTCAATCCAATCATGAATTATCCACCTGGATTTCCACCCGGATTGCCTGGTCTACCGTTTGGTCTGTGGTCTCAGTATCCTGCAGCGACACGTCTACCACAAGGTGCATTtccttcatcatttttaccaCCACCGCCTGGCTCGACAACATCTGGTGGTAATATCGGCGTTCCAGGTTCTTCGGCTGCTGCTTCACATTCACCTCATTCGCAAATGTCATCCAAATCTAAGTCTCCCATTACATCGCAATCGAGTTCACAtcatggttcatcatcacatttacCATCAAATAAATCCCATGACAATAAAGATGTATTCGATCCAAGAAGAGATTTCTATCAACATGATGAAGAGGAGTTTGATAGTTCATTCTTGCATCGTGGACCTAGTCCAGAACCGAAAATCGAAGATAGTGAATGTCATCGTAGTCATTCGGCCAT ATTTTTAAGACATTGGAATCGTGGCGAATACAATTCTTGTGCACGAACAGATTTAACATTCAAACCGGCACCAGAATCGCATTTATCTCGTAGACGAGAAGAACGTGCACGTAAAGCTGCCGAAAAAGAACGTGAAGAGCATAAg AAATCTTCGGAAAAATCTGCCGCTGAAATGAAATCCAATCATGGATCGAATCCACCCGGTATGGTAGGTGACAATGCACATCTCGGTTCGATGGGTGGTCGTCGTACGCCGAGAAACTTTGACACACCTGCACTTCGACAATTAGGCGAATATGCTCGACCTCATACAGCGTATTCACCATTTTCTCATCCTTCACTTGGCCATCCGATGAATCCGAATTTACCTCTTAGTTTACATTCCTCTGCTGCCGGACCATCTGGccaaatcgatcaaattaCATTGGCACAATTGATGCTAAAAGAACGTTTGGAAGCAGaggagaaacaaaaaatgatggaaaaacaaaaagaaatggaacaaatgaaatcacgttcacaatcacaaacacaacaacataatccagcaccgccaccaccaccaccaccacccacTATGCCTTCGACTTCTTCAGCCGCTGGATCGTTGTTCGATCCACATTTATTAGATATGCAAAGACGTTTGGCACAATCGACAGCACCGAGTATGCCAAACTCTTCTATGGCCAACAATCCAAACACATCATCAGCAAATGCAGCCATGTCACTCGCCGGTACGAATCCAGGATTGAATCCGTTCATGTTATTCTCACCAAATGAACgtgaaattcaacaaatggCTGCAGCGGCTGATGCTGCTCGATTTCAAGCCAATGCTGATCGTCTTGGTGGTTTAAGTGCTGATCATATCTTCCGGTTACAAATGGGTCTAGCCAATCCCGATGCATTACATCCGGGAGCTTCTGCGCCTGGATCTGGTGGTCCAGGCCCTTCGTTTCAACATCCATCACATCCATCCTTGCATCCATCGTCTGCCAGTGCTCAGAATGCTGCAGCAGCGGCAGAACAAGCGGCTGCCGCACAGGCTGCATTGGCAAATGCAGCTGCGATCGGCATGCCAGGATCACAATTTGATCCGGCAAGTTTACATGCTGCTGCGGCTGCTGCAGCTGCTGCAGGTCATCCATTGCTACAATCATCTGCATATCCATCACGTCCGGCTTCGATCATACCTAGACCATCCGAATTGTCACAACAATCATCGTTGTATAGATCATTTGAAGATCAACTAAATCATCAG tTTTCGGCTCAAGCTTTATCAGCTCAATCACAAGCATTACAACATGAACAATTTCAACGACAAATGCTAATGGAACGTGAGCGTTTAATAGTACATCAACATCAGATTCTTCAAGAAGAATTTCTAAG ACAACGAGAAGCAGCCAGTCGAAGGCCAATGTAA
- the Dd gene encoding CTD nuclear envelope phosphatase 1-like protein dullard: MIKRKFVQMFKQIQMGLKAFLLFTARVWSCICYSLKKQTRALKQHQTVKYDIIPLSPLSAHRLNLVKRKTLVLDLDETLIHSQHDGVTRQTVKPGTPPDFILRVTIDRNPVKFYVHKRPHVDYFLDVVSNWYDLVVFTASMEIYGQAVADKLDNNRGILRRRFFRQHCTLDFGSYTKDLSTIVGDLSSVFILDNSPGAYRSYPDNAIPIKSWFCDPSDTALLNLLPVLDALRFTSDVRSVLSRNLHLHKMF; the protein is encoded by the exons ATGatcaaacgaaaatttgTGCAAATGtttaaacaaattcaaatgggTTTAAAAGCATTTCTATTATTCACTGCACGTGTTTGGTCTTGTATAtgttattcattgaaaaaacaaactcgAGCG cTGAAACAACATCAAACAGTTAAATATGACATAAtaccattatcaccattatcagcACATCGATTAA ATCTTGTAAAACGGAAAACATTGGTACTTGATCTTGATGAAACTTTGATACATTCACAACATGATGGCGTAACAAGACAAACAGTGAAACCGGGTACACCACCGGATTTTATACTTCGTGTTACAATTGATCGTAATCCAGTCAAATTTTATGTACATAAAAGGCCAcatgttgattattttcttgatgtg gtGAGCAATTGGTATGATTTGGTTGTATTTACAGCCAGTATGGAAATATATGGCCAAGCAGTTGCAGATAAATTGGATAATAATCGTGGTATATTACGGAGACGTTTTTTTCGTCAACATTGTACATTGGATTTTGGTAGCTATACAAAAGATTTGTCCACAATTGTCGGTGATTTATCAAGTGTTTTCATACTGGATAATAGTCCAGGAGCATATCGTTCATATCCAG ACAATGCCATACCAATTAAATCTTGGTTTTGTGATCCTTCCGATACGGCATTATTAAATCTATTACCAGTATTGGATGCATTACGTTTTACTAGCGATGTACGATCTGTATTAAGCCGGAATCTTCATCTAcataaaatgttttga